DNA from Aphis gossypii isolate Hap1 chromosome 3, ASM2018417v2, whole genome shotgun sequence:
CATTTTAGTTATCATTACAGCAATACTTaacttattaacaataatattaaatcatccCATTTTTCATGCTTATTaaaaaagcgggtaagtgggtaccgctctggtATACATTAGGTGCagtgtggatcactattatatattataggagtattaaatttgatagttatcattgtatacgaaaaacaattctgaacaaagatgatttgtcagactaggatataatttccagtcgTTGGTggaaaaaaaggtttatgttttaatggcttgaatacaccaaaatttaagttcttttataattattgtaagctaaactcatttaaaatcttgtattaaattttcaactcttagctactaatgcaaaatttttatgaattatacctacaaaataatttgcaaatattcatggttttgacgaatttttgtcaatctttgaacttcaaatgctaataaaaaaaaattgtgcctatgtatttttataattttttaatcaccataagaataacttatgaggaattttgtattaaattttcaattatttttattgagccaaaaaattttttcagaaaaatttaatatttcagttgtctataaatagctcaaaaaaagtcaaaatttaactgtatatagataacactaacataaacatttggtgaaaatttcaagtatttaaaatgattagtttatgaattacaaccatataaaaaaatcgatttggtctaaaactggttttgcgtaaaaattcccgttttttcgtcacttttttttgtttttctcgatttttttgaaaactcttagaaaatgtttacttttgacctgtATAAtgtaccaaggatattcacttttctatcggaaaccacccccaaagtttgaaattgaagcatgatttcgactagttatgctgtacacagacacacaaaaaaaaaaaaacacacatcattataaaatcaatacattcatcacttcgttcagaatctaacaCTATATAAAGAACTAaatgtgatttattaaaaagaaatataaggCAGACTATTGAAATAGGAAAAAGGAAAATTTTGTTAGTCTTTAGTCAAGGATTGTAGCATTTCACAAAAAAAGTTAGTCTCATAGAACAAGAAAATacccaaaatatttatagtttagataggtacttacatttgATGTTAAATTCTTTAACTTTTCATCTTTAAGTATAAGCCGTACATTTTCTGGCAATGAAGTACgattataagcaaaattaacaGATCGAATGGCTTCTTCGAAATTCTCCTCATGATGCATGGTACCATTCTCATGTTTTCTAATACCTAAAAGTACatgttcataaaaatgatatatttctgaataataataataataataaaaatgtcttaattttaattaaattacatttttaacttattgaaATCGAGACTATAGcacttacaataatttaaaaaattattatttgagatAAATGGTATTTCAATAGTTCATTTTATTAGAAAGTTAAGTTATACAATCTaatcacattaatattttatttaatttttaatttataaacatttatatattttaaagttaatttcttaaatataaaataataataaaacatcgaAAAACTCTAAAtcgatttaaatacataaattgtcattaaaaaaaaaaaaatattgtatagcgAAGGGATGCGGTTTTTCTTTTCTGTATTCAGATTAGTTGTTAATTTACATTcaagataataatactttaattagtatttaagtattttatacttgggaatagataaaataataaaatataacatttaaactataaagtagtgagttaatattgatttataaaactattgtttaattaatattttatactcataaataatgactataatttaatttatattaccaaatacattatttttcttaatggacaacaattacaatttaacttGATCTAATATTATCTcaataatgactaatgagtaatcatttaaaaataaaaaaataatactaactattttttatattttcccgGATAACTTGTTTTTGCTTATATGCTTCAGGCAGCATATTGACATCACCTATATCATTACGCCATTTTTCtaagtgtttatataatattacaaggtAAGGAACATGTAAATGATTTGTAAGATCAAGAGCTTCTAGATCATAAGAATCAAAATGGGCTTTAAGTTTCGGAAAAGGACAATCTAACCGAAGATCGGGATTTTGGTTGTCTGGATGAGTTTTTATCATAGTATGTTCGGCAAGTTGAAGTCTCATAGAACCAAAAAATCCATAACTTTGACATACTAAAAGAGGAATATTGTAAGTCCATAGTTTATGTGACAAATCAATTATTTCtctaaaaaggaaaaaatacaatgttttgttaatatttaaatttaacattttagatatattatttttaatatcattattaatacttttcatGTAGCGATGTAGTGACAACCAcagtaaatgtattaaataaaccaggatttaaatctaataattttagtaaacatTCATCGATAAAGTGACCTCTGGTATCTGGATTTAGTTCACATAGAAGTTGTGAAGCAATTGATCCTCTTTTTTCTCCTATTCTATCTGCTGTAAGGAAAAAACTAACAGAGAAAAagacgattataatttaaactaatattaagtaatatagaCTTTATAGAACTTACTTAGAACCTATATCCTCTTCAGTAATAACTTCATTGTCAATTATAGTGAACGCTCCAATACCAGGCAAGACCAATGACTTCAATATCTCTGTCCCTAATGCTGTAGCATTAATTAAACACACATGAGCAGTTTCTAAATCTTGTTGCCCTTGATCACCccataatctaaaataataaatattttaaattaggtatatacacaaatattatgaaaaatattttaatggattaagtataagtaaacaatattgttctataatttaaaataaaacattaaacattaggtactttaattactaaattatagtgAAATTGTTggttaaagttaaattataaatacagatATGAATTtgatatatacgtataaactttattaaagCCCACAgactagaataataatatttaattagaatttagggaattatattcattaaatgttcagctattaaacatattttatttcatggtTTCTTCATAAAGTAGGTAGAACTACGAATTAATTAAAGCCATTTAtgaagattataatttactattacctCAGTGGCAAAAATCTCTAGGAGAAAACCAGAATAAATGaatgagtataaatatatagtatttactcAAATACTGTTACTGTATGGAGACTAATATAGGCATAAGTACGGTTTAAAATCTCGAGGAGGCtagaaatatcaattaatataatatattaacattaatatattgataagttATGATAAGTAGTTATTAcctaattttagaaatttttatgGATGGAGAATGGgctaatttatgtttatagagGATAAAAGGTTAAGTCACACATCTCCGTTAATTACGCTACCTACTATATTCAAGTTTTAAAACACTTAGATTGACATCTAGTGATAATAGTaagttattgattaataattgtacagttcttgtaaaaattgtaggaataatattttttgaattccacatattattgttgatttattgattaacttttaaatttaaataactttttaagaatattgagttttaaatgttaatatgtttaatggtaattgatgataaaaatcaCCTCAGTTGTCTGTCATATTTCCGACTTCGTTCTGACTGTTCAGGTGATTTTGGAGACGGTACAGccatcataaatttaaaacaaacagtCTACTAATCAATTTctctaagtataaaataaattaacacacttcttaagatttaaaataataacgtgaaagtcttttataattactaaatgtCTAAATATATTGTGAATGTTAGGTGTGaccgattataatatatatttattaataatgtataatattttgtttgaattataacttataagcatTGACTATTGAGCACGGATTTCGAATATGAATACATTAAGTCCTTTACTAGACGATAGTACTGTACTAGTGTTGCAGTAGTGTACTTATACTAATACTACTAGTACTACTGTTTACTACTGTTTGAGTTTATCAAGCAAAGAttgctaaatttattttataagtattttgttttgtaattgtatataaataatattaaaattaaaatgagtgtattatttattttgatgatattaatcaattgataaaatatattttttgaggttatatatatatactagttttaatgataacattaaaataataaatcaatttttttaaataaatgtgtttaattaatagttattaaaactgttaagtcattaaacttttatttagtaaactaTTATGATGAATAAGTAGAGGAAAAtatagcattttaaatttttaaacgtaaGGTTCGTTAAGTTTAGTGTATCGTTCCATTCTTatcataaacaatattgttgaTTGTTGATAACGTGCTAGTTCGTCATGGGTCGTTGGTGAAGGAAGGGTGTCCCAGGGGCCAGTGACGAGTATTTATTTCTCACAATCGTATCTGAAAATTTGTCGTTCGTTTTCACGCGAGGAGTCCGACACCTGCTACAATTAAGAAGACCATATTTATggtaaatatcattaatacgTTATTCAATTGATTTGCTTGTAGTATTGTTAAGAAGTGTTtggttttaaagttaaattaaaaacatcagTTACGTCATCGACCAATTAAATTGAGATCTTACTGTCGAAACGCATGTTTCACCAAAGTCGGATttctaatgtattttaaaatccatCTGTTGTGGGGGTGTCTCAACTAAATGGTTCAAAATTCTTGCACTCCATTTATTCAAAGTACAGTGTACCTGGACAAACACTGTTAGTGAGTACATATAACCTCAAACATATTCCCACTTAGACTATaggacttattatttttacttttttaataacttatttataaacaatttacaatttattttaataattagggaAAATAGGTAGTTATTCTTAAAGTTAAGTATGCAAATGATTTTCATATAACTAAACGTAACCagccattattttaatttcccaTAGTTGCTTAATCATcaattatgcatatatatacataatatgtgtttttgtatgtttaattgaaaaaaaaaaagaaaaaaaagtgttgGAACTATTTTTATAGCTGAGCATGTTAAGTTTTGTTTCATATGgtactaatttaattactaagtaaaatatagtagtggtggaaaattatgtattattttataatacttacaatgCAAGTAGACACATTCATAGTTTTGCTTAGTTGAACTTTATAAACcagcattaaattaaaataaattcatgacctgtaattattttgtttatattatttttttgacctacaaaatttataataactgttaacatttcttaattaatatatgctTAATTTAGCTTAATATATAGGTCattgttcaataattattaattttaatttttttattaaactatatatttaaatgcattttgatataggtaatttCTGTATTTAGTAAACTTGAATAaacttttgtaatattaatattttgcaatatttttgaaaaataatgaacttaaTATACTTTCTTAACAACtagtttgtattattacctatacaacaATACTATTcctaaataagtattaaatattttcaataacatataatctgttatttgataattaatgattGGCATGGGTAATTTGATGTAgttattgtagttattttaCTTTCTAGTAACTTATATGTGGTTTATTTAAggcagaatttaaaaaaatgtacccaataaataaaaatatacatttattttcaaattaagtgCATTATAAAtcggttttaaaaattctttgattaattaagattacatttattgtataagtttttaaaaaatatttaaaataattttttatacttatatcataggtactatataggtacaaatataacttaatacttactttcttaaatcaaaaaaatgatataatgttagtctattgaataaattaaaaataacttgagAACTTgctcagtttttatttattgggtAAGTTAAGATTGttgtgttaacattttaacaataataaataatattaataataaaaagtaattattgtataaaatgaaaaataattctgagCGTACCTGGTTTTTGTCAGTCTATATTTCTCAGGATAATCtcctttattaatattgctaataataatacagtagttaaaaattttttaccagtaacaaattacatatactaaatagtagttattatactattatttaatttattttcactagTTGTTATTTACTTCTAAGTTTATggtataaatctaaatattttgaaaatatattgtgtatagtgtatagaaaaattataaataaaagaatcaaatttaaaactattatgattaataggtattttttgaattacaaaaaaataacaataataataaattaagtttgatATCctggttataaaaaaattatgtggttttatagttattacttattacttttttttaattctattaattaatatttttgagtaattttgtactatttacattaaaaattttatcaatcaaCAATCATAAATTGAAAGAAAAtctagaatattttaagtatttataaatagcacTACCTAATTGagccttaaaaattatattaggtcTAGTAAATGCTAATATggatatagtaaaaaattcaaGTCTTAACAttagtcattttttaattttaatactacacctgagaatttatttttgtccccttaagtaggtaccaactagttttaattttctgcCAGGAACCACTCAAACTTATAGATTGAAGATTATTACTGttctaaaatatagtttaaaacagacacaaaaaaacaatattgttaaattaatatagtcaTTAACCCActccactcagaatctaaaattaaaaaaattgagtagGTTAATTGTCTTAacacatctataatataaaatattaaccaatttttttattttatttccaaatttttaatactcatCTAAAGAGTTATAACttgattatcataataataattacaataaaaataagttcattaagtttaattaagcttgtaaatttgaatttaaaataaatgagacatgttttcttttaaaattataactgtcaaaatatttttttatttttatttttatttttttttcagaatggAAGGTGATCAATTGGATTTTGAAGACCCGTCTACATCGTGCCTTAAAAAGACTGATTTTACCAGCCAAAGTCTGACTATGTGTCCAGTAGTATTGGAGACAGCAGAACAAGAATTGATAGCAGAAGAGTCTGCACCAACCACAGATTCAGATGAACTTGGAGTAGCTAATATTGAAATGaaagatgtatataatatggatttAGTTGATAGTACATGTACAGAACAGGATATTTACTCTGATGAGAGTCCTTTACCCGGTGATTGGGGGGTTAATGATGATTGGATGGATAATCCTAGTGAACAAGAAGATGCTTCTAATGCTAATGCTATTTtggtaagtaaattatatattttactaatatttctgtgtacaaaaaataactttatgaaagttatatttttgaattttaattcagGAAGTCAtgttgtgttttaattttattaacttattgatGATAGAttaggttttaaatttaagtttattgtatttatcttGTAATTAATAGtcttaattacattaaaacaattatttaactacttttaattacatagattttgacattaaaataaccttaaattaattgtttctaattattacttattaaagttaatCTGCCATATGAACCtactaattttttcattttaatattttattacatttacattttttagtaaaatttttataattttcagattttaaatttaagtatttaaaatatgtttgtgaaactgatgtaaataaataatttaatgatatattttaaaatacattttatttccattagcgaaaaagaaaaatatcaaattccaCATTCACGTCTGAAGATTTTCCGtccaaaaaacaatattatgatcaaaacaatttgaatCTTGAAAGGTATGTCATAAAGtctgtacacaataatattatatacgtcttGTATAGTcacttatttgaaattatatataattattatactgtttaagtgttgtaaatacctactataattaattataacaattattgtattttgtggttcttaaaaatgtcattaaattatgtacctatttaaaacaattatctatTGGTTgaagagtaaaatatataatactattcaagTTATTGTAAGTAGAGTAATGATGCAATTTGAAGATTTTTTAGTGTATGCGAAaacttaataacatttataccttttttttttttaattttcccattgtttttaatgtttcacaATTTCATTGACATTTTTCCTACTgtgaatattatacctacttttaattttgtagttatcaTATAGGctttttaatcgttttttttttttattgtatctatGGATGTTAAATTCCTATTAAGAGATTAAAATGGCCAATCCTGAAAAATGtaacagtaaattatttatttaaaattatcatatttttattctgttaCACTAAAAACCCTTTTTAGTTTGAACCTTACAAActttatagttcaaaaaaatattgatactacctacaattttcttttaaaatgtatacactttaatcaataatataagtgttagtacaaaatacattataaacttaaCTGATTGGTACTGCTATGCTGTCATCGCAAaagtattaacttatattatgatgcTTCTTTGTTATTATCACCGTACTATATTGTTgtactgtattatttaaaatctattttaattaaattacttgttgattattttggaatttatGAAAAGGTATTAAGTTTTGGATACAATTCTAGTTTGCTACTTTCTGTATTTCATTTCATGGTAATTctaatggaaaataaatatggcAATTGACATTATAccttatagatttaaaactacactttttattttatgactttttgcttaaagttttgtttatttaagtacCAACTCTactattcttaaattttaaatatttaattttaatgtagattatatattttactctatCTACCTCAATTGA
Protein-coding regions in this window:
- the LOC114120046 gene encoding NEDD8-activating enzyme E1 regulatory subunit isoform X2, translating into MMAVPSPKSPEQSERSRKYDRQLRLWGDQGQQDLETAHVCLINATALGTEILKSLVLPGIGAFTIIDNEVITEEDIGSNFFLTADRIGEKRGSIASQLLCELNPDTRGHFIDECLLKLLDLNPGLFNTFTVVVTTSLHEKEIIDLSHKLWTYNIPLLVCQSYGFFGSMRLQLAEHTMIKTHPDNQNPDLRLDCPFPKLKAHFDSYDLEALDLTNHLHVPYLVILYKHLEKWRNDIGDVNMLPEAYKQKQVIRENIKNSIRKHENGTMHHEENFEEAIRSVNFAYNRTSLPENVRLILKDEKLKNLTSNSQPFWIMVKALKDFVDNEGCGRLPVRGTLPDMTADTFKYISLQQLYHEQAAKDAEAVYNRVQQLLQDINLPDDTITEQDIKIFCKHASELCVIRGTRIADEYERKGNTDNEICQSLEDPDSLIEHYIILRGIERFYSEYYTYPGEIDEQVEPDIPKLKVCISKLLSEWGCMSSTKEDSIHEYCRYGKSELHSVSSFIGGCVSHEIIKIITRQYKPVNNSFVFNAISCSTESFTL